The following are from one region of the Littorina saxatilis isolate snail1 linkage group LG4, US_GU_Lsax_2.0, whole genome shotgun sequence genome:
- the LOC138965692 gene encoding dentin sialophosphoprotein-like → MCFCAYSRHADQDNRSTVLKTGERSDQDNGSTVLKTGERSDQDNGSTVLKTGERSDQDNGSTVLKTGERSDQDNGSTVLKTGERSDQDNGSTVLKTGECSDQDNGSTVLKTGECSDQDNGSTVLKTGECSDQGNGSTVLKTGERSDQDNGSTVLKTGERSDQDNGSTVLKTGERSDQDNGSTVLKTGERSGKGTCWS, encoded by the coding sequence ATGTGTTTTTGCGCTTATAGCAGGCATGCTGATCAGGACAATAGATCCACTGTGTTGAAGACTGGCGAGCGCTCTGATCAGGACAATGGATCCACTGTGTTGAAGACTGGCGAGCGCTCTGATCAGGACAATGGATCCACTGTGTTGAAGACTGGCGAGCGCTCTGATCAGGACAATGGATCCACTGTGTTGAAGACTGGCGAGCGCTCTGATCAGGACAATGGATCCACTGTGTTGAAGACTGGCGAGCGCTCTGATCAGGACAATGGATCCACTGTGTTGAAGACTGGCGAGTGCTCTGATCAGGACAATGGATCCACTGTGTTGAAGACTGGCGAGTGCTCTGATCAGGACAATGGATCCACTGTGTTGAAGACTGGCGAGTGCTCTGATCAGGGCAATGGATCCACTGTGTTGAAGACTGGCGAGCGCTCTGATCAGGACAATGGATCCACTGTGTTGAAGACTGGCGAGCGCTCTGATCAGGACAATGGATCCACTGTGTTGAAGACTGGCGAGCGCTCTGATCAGGACAATGGATCCACTGTGTTGAAGACTGGCGAGCGCTCTGGAAAAGGAACATGTTGGTCGTAA